The window GTCCCGGGTGTTCGGGCGGCCTTGTTGCGTTCTGGCTGAGATCTCCGCCCTGGCGCGGGTCGGGGGGCGTCTTGGGATGGCCGGGTCACAGCCGGCTTCCCTGGTGATCGTCTCCGAGAACGCCGCCGTGGCGCGCAAGGCTTACCGGCTGGCGAAGGATCTCGGGCTGCCGGCGCGGACGGCGGTCAGCCGCAATGCCCGCCTGCGCAAAAGCTACCGCTACGAGGTGCGGCTCCCGCTGGAGCCCGACCCGCAAGGGGCGATGCGGAAGCTCGGCCTGGAGCAACGGGGAATCAAGAAAAGCCTGGTCCGGCGCAATTGCTGCCGCCGCGCCTACCTGCGCGGCGCCTTCCTGGCGCGGGGTTCGGTGGCCAGTCCGCGGGGCCCCTACCACCTGGAAATTATGGTCGAGGACGAGGTCCTGGCCCGGGACCTGGCGGCCCTGATGGAGCGCCTGAGCCTGGAAGCGCGAGTCAGCCCCCGGCGCCAGGGCTGGACGATATACATTAAGGAAGGGACGCAGATCGTCGACTGCCTGAACCTGATGGGGGCGCACGCTGCGCTCCTAAGCTTTGAAGACGCCCGTATCCTCAAGGAGATGCGGAACCGCGTCAACCGGCTGGTAAACTGCGACACCGCCAACCTGAACAAGGCGGTGGACGCCGGGGTGCGCCAGCAGGAATGCATCCGGGTTATCGCGGAGGGCATGGGACTGGAGAAGCTTCCCCCCGCCCTGCGCGAACTGGCCCTCCTGCGGCAGCGCCATCCGGACGTCAGCCTGCGCGAGTTGGGGGAACTGGCCGATCCGCCCCTTTCCAAGTCCTGTATCAACCACCGCATGCGGCGCCTGGAGACCGTTGCCGCACAGCTCCGCGCCCGTGGCGAAGCACGCCGGGGGGCGCGTTGATGGTCCACCAGGATGTCCGTCTCGACCAGGTCCAGACCCACAAGCTGGTGCTGACGGCCGAACTGCGGCAGGCCATGGCCGTCCTCCAGCTTCCCGTGACCGAGCTGGAGGTCTTTGTCAACCAGCAGCTGCAGGAGAACCCCCTGCTCGAGGCCGAGGAACTCGGGGATGAGGAGACGCCCGGGCCGGAAGGGGAGACCGGAGCGGATGAGGACGGCGAACCGGACTGGTCCCAGTACTTTGAAGACGCCAGCGATACCGGGGTGACCCCGGCGCCCGACCGCGCCTGGGATCCGGTGGAGCGGGTGGCGGACCGCGGGGCGACCCTGCAGGAGCACCTGCTCGCCCAGATGCGCCTGACACCCCTGCGGCCCCGGGACCGGCGCATCGCCGCCTACCTCATCGGCAACCTGGACGGGGACGGCTACCTGCAGGTGGACCTGGAGACGGCCGGGCGTCAGCTCGGGGTGCCGGTCCCGGACGTGGAGCGCGTCCTCTCCCTGGTGCAGACCTTCCACCCTCCGGGCGTGGCGGCGCGCGACCTGGCCGAATGCCTGCGCCTGCAGTTGGTACGCCGGGGGATCGTGGATGAAGTCCTCGAACGCCTGATCGCCGAGCATCTGCCCGATCTGGCCGAGGGCCATACGGCCAGGGTGGCCCGCGCCCTCAATGTCCCGCCGGAGCAGGTGGACGCGGCCATGACCCTGTTGCGGAGTCTGGAGCCCCGCCCGGGACGGAACTTTTCCGGCCCGGATGGCACCCGTTTCCTGGTTCCGGATGTTATAATACGGAAGGTCGGCGGGGAGTACATTGTCCTGGTGAACGACCACTTCATCCCCCACCTGACCATAAACCGCACTTACCAGAGGCTCCTGGGCGAGGGCGACACGGTGACCCGCCGCTTTATCAGCACGCGGTTGACGGCCGCGCGCTGGCTGATCAGGAACATCGAGCAGCGCCGCCTGACCCTGACCAGGGTCTGCGGTGTCCTGGCGGACCGGCAGCGCGCCTTCCTCGACGGTGGCCGGGCATACTTGAAGCCGCTGACGATGAAGGAGGTGGCCGACGAGCTTGGACTCCACGAGTCCACCGTCAGCCGGGCGGTGGCCAACAAGTATGCCGAGACCCCGCGAGGGACCTTTGCCCTGAAGTTCTTCTTCGCCTCCGGCCCGAGCATGACGACGGCCGAGGCCGTAAAGAGCGTCATCGCCGACCTGGTCCGGGGCGAAGACCGGCGGCGGCCCTTGAGCGACCGGCAGATCGCCGAGATCCTGGCCGGGCGGGGTATGGACGTCTCCCGGCGGACGGTGGCCAAATACCGTGACGAGATGCACATTGCGCCCGCCGCGCGGCGCCGGGGCTGCAACACCCGGGGCACCGCGGCGAAGGAGGGGAGGCCCCTGACCCCGGGCACTAAAGAGAATTAAAAACGCAAGACAGAGATAACGTCGGCAAATACTTAGGGAAGGAGTGGGCGGTTAATGGCGGTCAAACTGGGCATCAACGGGTTCGGTCGCATCGGGCGTCTGGTTCTGCGCGCGGCGCTGGAGCGGGACGACCTGGAGGTCGTGGGGGTAAACCACAAGTCGCGGCGCATCGCGGTCACCCCCGACTACGGCCGGGCCCTGGCCCACAGCCTTAAGTACGATTCGGTCCACGGACGCCTGAACCGGGACGTGGGCGGCGAGGGGATGAACCTGCTCCTCGAGGGACGCAAGGTTCCGGTCTTCGCCGAGGCCGAGCCCGAGCGCCTGCCCTGGGGCGAACTCGGGGCGGACATCGTCATCGAGTCCACCGGCCGCTTCCGCGAGGTGCGCGAGGCGGCGCGGCACCTGCAGTCGGGGGCGAAGAAGGTCGTCATCA of the Thermoanaerobacterales bacterium genome contains:
- the rpoN gene encoding RNA polymerase factor sigma-54 — its product is MVHQDVRLDQVQTHKLVLTAELRQAMAVLQLPVTELEVFVNQQLQENPLLEAEELGDEETPGPEGETGADEDGEPDWSQYFEDASDTGVTPAPDRAWDPVERVADRGATLQEHLLAQMRLTPLRPRDRRIAAYLIGNLDGDGYLQVDLETAGRQLGVPVPDVERVLSLVQTFHPPGVAARDLAECLRLQLVRRGIVDEVLERLIAEHLPDLAEGHTARVARALNVPPEQVDAAMTLLRSLEPRPGRNFSGPDGTRFLVPDVIIRKVGGEYIVLVNDHFIPHLTINRTYQRLLGEGDTVTRRFISTRLTAARWLIRNIEQRRLTLTRVCGVLADRQRAFLDGGRAYLKPLTMKEVADELGLHESTVSRAVANKYAETPRGTFALKFFFASGPSMTTAEAVKSVIADLVRGEDRRRPLSDRQIAEILAGRGMDVSRRTVAKYRDEMHIAPAARRRGCNTRGTAAKEGRPLTPGTKEN
- the whiA gene encoding DNA-binding protein WhiA — its product is MTFSVSTKDELSRVFGRPCCVLAEISALARVGGRLGMAGSQPASLVIVSENAAVARKAYRLAKDLGLPARTAVSRNARLRKSYRYEVRLPLEPDPQGAMRKLGLEQRGIKKSLVRRNCCRRAYLRGAFLARGSVASPRGPYHLEIMVEDEVLARDLAALMERLSLEARVSPRRQGWTIYIKEGTQIVDCLNLMGAHAALLSFEDARILKEMRNRVNRLVNCDTANLNKAVDAGVRQQECIRVIAEGMGLEKLPPALRELALLRQRHPDVSLRELGELADPPLSKSCINHRMRRLETVAAQLRARGEARRGAR